A segment of the Desulfitobacterium dehalogenans ATCC 51507 genome:
TGGCACGGGCTGTGGTTCTCCCGGAACGAGGAATAAATCCATTTCGCTTCTTATTCTTACTAAAAAATTGCAAAGGACGCATAAACTTCACCTCATCACCAGTTTATGCGTCCTGTGTAGAACTAAGACATGATTATTATTTTTAGAGCGTGCAGATTCTAGTCATTTATTAAAGCGTATTCTCCCGCTCCTCGGCCAGCCCGGTATCCCATGGCAAAAGCTGCTTGCAGATTATAGCCTCCTGTCACTCCATCCACATCCACTACTTCTCCGGCCCAATACAGACCCTTGACCTTTTTGGAAGCCATGGTCTTCGGATCGATTTCTTTGACATCCACTCCTCCAGCCGTCACGATGGCTGCAGCTAGAGGTAAGGTCTCTTTGATGGATAAAGGGAGCTCTTGCAACAAATGCACCAGGTATTTTCTTTCTTCCCTATTGATACTATTGACCACTCTCTCAGGGGGGATTTTAGACAATTGGATGATTATGGGAATCAAGCTTTTAGGGAGGATCTCATCCAGTGAGTTCTTGAATTGCTTATTTAAGTATTTCTTAAAATCTCTTTGTACCCTCTGATCCAATTGTTCTGCCGTCAAGGCAGGTTTGAGGTTGATAGTCAGGTGAACCTTTTCTCCGCGGGCCAATACTTCTCCCGCCCAGCGGCTCAAAGTAAGAATAATCGGGCCGGAGACACCGAAGTGAGTAAAAAGCATCTCTCCAAATTCTGTTTGCTGCTTTTTCCCGCTATACCACAAAGCGGCTTCCACATTCCTTAGGGAAAGCCCTTGAACCTGAGTCACCCAGTCTTCGTGAGTTCTCAACGGAACAAGAGATGGCCGCGGGGGGATAACCTTATGGCCTAGCTTATGAGCCATCTTGTAGCCATCTCCTGTGGAGCCTGTAGCTGGATAAGAACCGCCCCCCGTACAGATGATCACCGACTTTCCTTCAAGGATTTTTCCATTGCCTAAACGCACACCCCAGACCTTCTCTTCACGAAGAAGTATCTCTTCCACCGTTTGTCCGGTAGCCAACTCCACTCCCGCATCCATATTATACTTGAGCAAGGCCTCAACGATTTGCTCGGCATCATCAGAGATAGGGAATACTCGCCCTCCCCGTTCTATTTTGGTCTCAACACCATAATGGGAGAAGAAGTCGCGAAGTCTTACATTATCAAATTCTCTTAAGATCCCATGGAGAAAACGCCCATTGCCTGGGTAATTCCGGATAAAATCTCCCACATTCTCGGCATTGGTTAGGTTGCAACGTCCTTTACCCGAAATGGCGATTTTCCGTCCAGGGCGTTCTTTCTTTTCGATGAGCAGAACTTCAGCCCCCTTTAAGGCAGCTTGCCCCGCAGCCATAAGTCCGGCTGCTCCTGCTCCGACCACAATAACACGTTCTTCTTTCATCTTTAATCCTTCCTTGAATCTCAATATCCTCTTTGACTGTACAAACATAAATTTGCTTAAAGTTTTTGTGATTATCGCATTCTTATGCTATATTAGGTTTAAATTCAACTACGGGAGGAGTCACTATGGAATTGGATCAAAAAACAACTTTATTAATACAAATATCTGCTGCCGCAGCTACGAATGCCCTGGCCAACCTTCGTTCAGCCGTTACGGATGCCAAAGCCTTAGGGGTACCTAATGAAACCCTGCGCCAAACCATCGAGCTGGCTTTGGAAGTTCAGCAACAGCCACTTTCTCATACTCGGCATTTAACGAATCAACTCTTAAGGGAACCTGCGAAGAAAAAGTCCACCGGACAAGATGGCGCTTCCCCCGCTCTTCATGTGCACGGCCATAGCTGTGGCTGTGGCTGTAATCATCACAATCATTAATCACGAAAGAGTCTTCCCACTGTTGCCCTACCGAAAACGAAATCACTGATAGGCAGAGAAAACACGGCTTAGCCGTGTTTTCTATTTATTTTAGGAATCTAAGAATTAAAGATGCTATCACTTGAGGAAGAAGCGCAAGCGACACACATCGGGGGTTCAGAATTATCGAATACTTGCTTACCACAACGGGTACAATGCTTAGGACTTCCTTTATGGAGAAGAATTTTACCCGTGTAGTGACGATGAGACAGTTGCTTTTGCACAAATTCCAGGGCCTTCGGGTTGCAAATATTGACACAGCGCTGACAGCGGACGCATTTATAAGGTTCATAAATAAGGGTTAGTTCCTCTCCATTTTCTCTCTTGGCAAGTGCTGTTTGGGGGCAGATGGCTGCACAAACCCCGCAGTTAGTACATTTATTTCCCACCTGCAAAGCAGGGATTGGGATCTTGTCCTGGGGACTTCCTTCCATCCGCCTTACTAATAATTGGCGCGTACGGGGGATTGGGTAGGCTTCATCAGCTGTCAACCCAGGTAATATGCTTTCGAGCTTCTCCCAACCTTTCTGCTTCCACCCTCTTTTTTCCGCCGGCTTTTTGGGTAGGGCAGCTCTGCTTTTTTGACCAATTCCTGGTGTTTCAGCTTCTTCTGGTTGGTCAGGACTTACTTGGATGACTATCGGGGGATGATCCGGCCAATCCTCATGGATGGCTTTGAAGCTCTTCACACTTAAAGCACAGGCTCTTTTATCAGGGCACTCTGCACATTTCCCCGTATGGATGATAACCTTCTTCTCCTTCGCGGCGTGCATTAGGGTAAGCCACAGATCACCATCAATTATCCCCAAACAGGGGATCTCAAATCCTAAAGGTGCTGCCTGAGGACAATTGAGAGTAATCTCCTCACCTTCCTCAATGTAAGTATGCAGGAGGTCTGTCGAACGATCCACAAAGCCATCGCTAGGACAAACGGCCATACACACCCCACATTCGGTACACTTTTTGGCATCAATTTCGCGATATTCCGAAATAGCCTGATGAGGGCAACCCTCTATACATAACCGACAAGGCTTAGCATAGGGTTTTTTTGTATTTAAACAATTCTTATGATGATAGATCATTTGACATGTGTTTAGCATCTACTTCACCTCTTAGAACAACGCTTGATCTATTTTATCCTGCAAAAGCCCTAAAAAAATTTTCATCAAGCTTAGTATAAACGTTTTAACAGAGAAAAGAAAGGACAGAGCCCTTTTACGCTCTGTCCCAATATTTTCATATCTTATCTAAAGCATATCAATTTATAGATTTTGCTGCATTATTTTCTTCATCAAAGCCTTTTAAGATTTCTTCCTCGACCCCAGTAAGGTGGGCGAGCATAAAGTCCTTTGCTCCTTGTATATCCTTTGCCATAATAGCTTCATAAATCTTTTTATGCTCTTGAAAAAGAAGAGCAGGTGTATATTTTCCTTCATACAGCTTCGAACGACTCGTCTTAAGACTGTATTTCATAAGATCCGATATGGTGTCCATAAGCCGGATCATAATCTTATTCTTTGTTGCACGTGTAATAGCATAATGAAATCGATGGTCCGAGGAGCCATCGGAGGTTGGACTGTTTAAATCGTCTTGTAACCGCTCTAATGCCGCGGATAATTCTCTTAAATCCTCTCCCTCGGCACGCTCAGCAGCCATCCCTACAGCTTGAACCTCAAGAATCTTACGAATCTCCAGCAATTCGAGCACTGTCCCCTTCTCCATGGTGAGCATCCATGCTAAAGGCGCAACCACCGATTCGGAACGCAATTTGCGGACGAAAGTTCCCTCACCGCTACGCACTTCAAGCAAGCCCATCAATTCTAATGCACTTAGGGCTTCCCGAATCGAAGCGCGACTCACCTTTAATCGCTCCACCAGATCTCGCTCTGAAGGCAATCGATCGCCGGGTTTAAGCTCTCCACGAGCCACCAGTTCACGAATTTGCTCCACGATTTCTTCATAAATTTTACGTGTCTTAATCGGTTTAAGCTCCAATGTTAACTCTCTCCTTAAGGATAGCCCTCAATTCTCACTTAAGTTTATCACGAACAACTCTGCATTGACTAGCAATATTTCTGTCAATTAAAATAAATTACTCAATTCTGAACCTATAATTTAAATAAAATAAAAACTGACCACCCAAAAGATAAGGGATCAGCATTACAACTTGGTCATACCATCCTAGACATTATTACTGGAGTAATAGCTCAAGAGCCGTTCTTCAACCCCCGCCAAATGCTCCAGCATATAATGACGAGCTTGTTCATCATTCTTTATCCGAATAGCATCTACGATGAGAACATGTTCCTTATATAAGATTTCAGGTGTAGCATGCTCTTCATAAAGGCGCACCCGACTGGCTTTTAAGGATTGATGCATGGTATCTGATATAGCATTCATAAGTCGGAGCAGGATTTTATTTTTGCTGGCTCTGGCTATGGCGTAATGAAAACGCAGATCCGCTTCTTCCCCCAATTGACCGGTTTGTACATCGTCATACATAGCTTTCAGGGCCTCTTCCAACTCACTCAGATCGTCAGAAGCTGCTCTTTTGGCAGCTAAAGCCACGGTTTGGCCCTCCAACATTTTTCGAACTTCCAGTAATTCCAGAATAGTATCTTTCTCCATACTCAAAACCCATGTTAAAGGTGTCACAATAGAATCTAAATTGATTTTCTTAATATAGGTTCCTTCTCCACTGCGAATCTCCAAAAGCCCCATCATTTCCAGTGCACTAAGGGCTTCTCGAACAGAAGCACGACTGACATTAAGGCGAACTGCCAAATCCCGCTCAGATGGCAAACGATCCCCCGGTTTTAGATCCCCTTTAACCACCAAAACCCTTATCTGCTCGATGATTTCTTCGTATATTTTCTTCGTTTTGATTGGTTTTAAATCCATGATACCCTCCTCTATCTATATAGAAAGTAATGGGAAGTAGTTAACTACTTCCCATTACTGATTCGTAATAATTTTAATATAACTTATTTGAAATAAGTTGTCCACTATATATACAATTCAATTTTAATGAAGTAATGCGGCGGCATCAGCAATAACAGGGATCATGCCAGGCACCACATAGGCTTGCAGAACAATAATAACAATGACTGCTGCCAACATAATCAGCGAGTGTTTCACTGTGAATTTGAAGAGCTCGGACTCACGACCAACTAGAGACGTAGCCGCAGCCGCAACAGCAATGGATTGAGGAGAAATCATTTTACCTACTACACCACCGGAGCTGTTCGCTGCAACGGTGAGCACTGGGTTCAGATTAAGTTGCTCAGCAGTAACTTGTTGTAATTTAGCAAAGAGAGCGTTAGCCGATGTATCGGAACCGGTGAGGAATACACCTAACCAACCTAATACTGGGGAAAGAACAGGGAAGAGCAGGCCAGTGGATGCACAAACCAATCCTAATGTATAGGAAAGACCGGAATAGTTTGCCAGATAAGCAAATCCAAGTACTGCAGAGATGTTAATTACAGGAAATTTGAGCTGTTTCAAAGTGTCGATGAATACTTTTCCTGCAACAGAAGGTTTGATTCCGAGAACGAACATACTTATTATCGCAGAGATAAGAATTGCTGTACCACCAGCAGATAAGAAGTCCCATTTGAAGATTGCATCATAGACAGTAGGTTTAGCAACGATAGGAGCTGCTTTGTAAATTAATCCATCAAGACCAGGCCATTTGAATTGGAGAATAAGGCCTAATTCTTTGGTGATAAATGTTTTGAACGCTGGTGTACCCCAGATAGTAACCATAGCCGTGAGGATAAGGAATGGAGACCATGCTTTAAAGATTTGGCCACCGGAATACTTCTTGTATTCTGGTTCTTTGGTGTTTCTTTCATGAGGGAAACGCCATGTAGTTTTTGGCTTCCAAACTTTTAAGAAGAGTGTGGTAGCAATCAAGGAGAATAAGGAAGAAATAATATCTGGAAGATATGCACCCAAGTAGTTAGCAGACCACCATTGAGCTATTGCAAAGGAAGCACCTGTAACAAGAATCACTGGCCATATTTCTTTTGCGGCTTTCCAACCAGCCATTAATACAATGAGATAAAAAGGAATAACGACGGAGAGGAAAGGAAGCTGGCGACCTACCGCTTGGGAGATAACAAAGTCACCCATACCGGTTACAGCACCCGCTGTGATAATGGGGGCCCCGATAGCACCGAAAGCAACAGGAGCCGTGTTGGCAATCAAGCAAAGTCCGGCCGCCTTAATAGGATCAAAGCCAAGACCAATTAGAATAGCACCGGTAATAGCAACGGGTGCACCGAAACCTGCAGCACCTTCTAAGAACGCTCCAAAACAGAACGCTACAATAAGAGCTTGAATACGACGGTCATCGGAAATGGAGGCAATAGAACTCTTAATAACTTCAAATTGACCCGAAACTACAGTCAAATTATATAAGAACACTGCAGTAACAACAATCCAGGCAATTGGCCAGATTCCATAAATCATACCGTAGGCAGTCGCTGAAAGCGCCAGAGTAACCGGCATTTTATAAACAATAATGACGTCCACGATGGTTATAGCAAGGGTAATCAGTCCTGCGACATACCCTTTCATTCCTTTTACCGCTAAAGCCCAAAATAAAAATACAATTGGAATTGAAACAGCAAGTGCAGTTAAGCCAAGGCTACCGCCAAGTGCTGCGTAATCCTGTGTCCATGGCATGAGTTAATCCACCTTTCAAATTATGTGTCTTTTTTAATTTGATTTAAATATTCTTATTTTTTATAATGTTCTGTTTAATTCCTCCTATCATAGTATGGTCAGGCCAACAAAGCCAATTATAATGGTCGGACCAAGTATTTTATGTAACTTTGGTCTGACCTCCAGTCGTAATTGTATGTTAAATTCACATCATTTGCAATAGAAAAGCAAGTAAAAGAATAAATTCACTTATTATGTCGAATAGAATTTTAATTTTGAATTCAATATAAAATTCCCCAAACTAAAAGGAAGGAGATGCTCCCCTTCCCTCTAGATACTCTTGGTTTAATTATATATAACATTTTTAAGAACTTGTTTAAGCTTTATCCTCTGAGAGATGGGGTCAAAACTCCACCTGAACTTTCCTTTATGGTCCTGCTGAAATTACGGGAATCATTCCCGGAACCACGTAAGCCTGCAGGGTAATCATGATACAAATAACCAGCAAAAGGACTATGGAATGCTTCAGGGTAAACCGCAAAAGCTCCGACTCCCTCCCCACCAGGGATGTGGCTGCCGCCGCTACCGCAATGGATTGGGGAGAAATCATCTTGCCCACAACCCCGCCGGAGCTGTTGGCCGCCACGGTTAAGACCGGATTGACCCCAATCTGTTCGGCAGTAACCTGCTGCAATTTACCAAACAAAGCATTGGCAGAGGTATCCGATCCGGTAAGGAACACTGCCAGCCATCCTAATACAGGAGACAAGAAGGGGAACAAAGAACCTGTCGAAGCAAAGAGCAGACCCAGGGTATAGGACAGCCCTGAATAGTTGGCTAAGTATGCGAACCCTAGAACAGCGGCAATGTTTATAATCGCAAAGATTAATTGCTTAATTGTCTTGACAAAGACTTTCCAAGCTCTTCCCGGGCTAACCCCGAGAATAAACATGGAGATGATGGCGGAAATTAAAATGGCTGTCCCAGCGGCAGAAAACCAATCCCATTTATAAGCTGCCGCATAGACGGTCGGCTTGGCTACAATGGGAGCCGCCTTATAGACCAGCCCATCCAATCCCGGCCAATGCTGTATATTGATATAAAGCCCTGCATTGGTAGCCCAGTTCTTGAACCCAGGGGTTCCCCAAATCCCGACCAAGACAGTGAGTATGGCAAAAGGCGACCAGGCTTTAATAATTTGCCCTGCGGTAAATCTTTGCGTAACCACGTTTTTTTCTTTACCTTCTTCATGAGGAAAGCGCCAGTTATTTTTAGGTTTCCATACACGCAAGAACAAGGTCAGGGCAATCAAGGAAAACAAAGAAGAGATAATATCCGGGAGATAGGCGCCCAGATGGTTAGAAGACCACCACTGGGCAATGGCGAAGGATATCCCTGCCACAAGAGCTGCCGGAAGAACCTCCTTGGCTCCTTTCCAACCGGACATGAGCACAATTAGATAGATAGGGATGATCACCGATAGGAAAGGAAGCTGACGTCCTATAGCCTGGGAAATGACAAAGTCCCCCATCCCGGTGACTGCACCCGCTGCGATAATCGGTGCTCCAATGGCACCAAAGGCTACGGGTGCCGTATTGGCAATTAAGCAAATCCCTGCCGCATAGAGTGGATTAAAGCCTAAGCCGATCAGAATCGAGGCTGTGATAGCCACAGGGGCACCGAACCCGGCGGCTCCTTCTAAGAAAGCTCCAAAGCAGAACGCCACCAACAAGGCTTGAATCCGCCGGTCATCCGAAATTGCGGAAATGGAGCCTTTAATAACATCGAATTGGCCGGCCTCAACGGTTAGATTATATAAGAACACAGCGGTAACCACGATCCAGGAAATCGGCCATAACCCATAAAGAATTCCATATAAGCTTGCCGAAAGAGCAATTGAGATAGGCATCTTGTAGACAAGGACAACTATGACAAGGGTAATGAGCAGAGTCGATATACCCGCAATATGTCCTTTCATACGTTTAATGGCCAGTGCCCATAGGAGGAAAAAGATAGGAATTGAAACAACTAAAGCAGTAAGTGCTATACTTCCCCCTAATGCGGAATAGTTTTGAGTCCAAGGCATGAATAAATTCCACCTTTCTTTTTTGAGATTACTTGTTGAAAGAGTCATGCTCACGGGTTATTATTAGCAATTTTTGAGAAAATATCATACATACCCCCTAAATGGGTAAAAAAATAAACCCAGCTCATGAACTGGGTTGTAACTTATTGAAAGCGCAATTCTGCTTTTTTAATTTCTTCTTGGATATGTTGGCTTACCCGAAAGAAAAGCCGCTCCACATCCAGCCGGTGAATCTGCAAATTCTCCGGACTCAGGAATTCAATTTTGCGAAATTCCGGTTTCACGATGAAAGGAAGTAAATCATCCAGGTTCTCCAATCTTAGGGTCAGGATGATAGGAGCGTAAGCAACCTCCCGTTTGCGTCGACCATCGGATTCATTGACGCTATACACATCAAGGCTTACATCAATGTCTTCCAGGAATAGTCCCTGCAAGGGCACATTTCGTAGTAAAGCGACTTCCTGCTCACGAGCCTGTTCTGCCGCTTCCTCGTTGCTTCTCCCCCCGAATATAAAGCGTCCGCCCTTTCCTTCCCCACGAAAATCCAAGCGGATTCTAGCCCGAATATGTTCTGTAAGCACTTCATTTCCAATACGAATCTTCATTCTCCATCTCCCTGCCACGCTTAGTCCTTCTATAATGATTATAAAGAGATCCTTACACTCTAAGTTTATCACTTAATTCGGCAAGGTTTCCAATTCTCCTTCTCCTCTTTGTGTGAAGCATGCTGTTTATGGATATACTAACAAAAATCATGAAGGGGGATAAAAATGACCAGAACTATTCTTGCCGTATTTAAGGGGCCGCAGCAAACCAAAGAAGCTGTGGAAGAAATCCAAGGAGAATCCTTAGCCAATAGCTATATTTCTGTCATTGTTCGGGCCGGCTATCTTCATCAAGGCGATTTTAAAGAAGAGATCGCTAACGAGCTTGCCTTTGTACCGCCGGAAATTAATTTTGACCGCTTTAACGCTTGGTTAGTTCAAGCCCCACCTATGGATATTCCCAATCTTGGGGAATGTGTGGTGGCCGGCCCCCTAGCCAATGACCTGCTCCATCGCCCTCAAGGGCAAGGGTTAACGGAAGCTTTGTTAAGCTATGGCCTCAGTCCCGAACGTGCCCGTCACTATGAATACGAGGTAAGAACAGGACATTTTCTTGTCCTTATTACTACGGGACAGGAAAAGGTCAATTCTGTAGCCAACGCCCTCCAAAAGTTCGGCGGACGGGACATTGAGAAATGGAATAAGTCACTTGATCATGCCTTGCATATGCCTCACTAGCTAGGTAAGCTTTACTGTCTGACGCAATTGTCGGATTTCCGTTTGGGACAAGGCGCGGAAGGCCCCTGGTGCCAGATTATGATCTAATTGAAGGGAACCAAAGCGAATCCGTTTTAATGTAATTAAAGGGAAACCTATAGTTTTAAACATTCTTCGCACTTGACGATTCCGTCCCTCATGAATCGTAATCTCA
Coding sequences within it:
- a CDS encoding FadR/GntR family transcriptional regulator; translated protein: MELKPIKTRKIYEEIVEQIRELVARGELKPGDRLPSERDLVERLKVSRASIREALSALELMGLLEVRSGEGTFVRKLRSESVVAPLAWMLTMEKGTVLELLEIRKILEVQAVGMAAERAEGEDLRELSAALERLQDDLNSPTSDGSSDHRFHYAITRATKNKIMIRLMDTISDLMKYSLKTSRSKLYEGKYTPALLFQEHKKIYEAIMAKDIQGAKDFMLAHLTGVEEEILKGFDEENNAAKSIN
- a CDS encoding NAD(P)/FAD-dependent oxidoreductase, yielding MKEERVIVVGAGAAGLMAAGQAALKGAEVLLIEKKERPGRKIAISGKGRCNLTNAENVGDFIRNYPGNGRFLHGILREFDNVRLRDFFSHYGVETKIERGGRVFPISDDAEQIVEALLKYNMDAGVELATGQTVEEILLREEKVWGVRLGNGKILEGKSVIICTGGGSYPATGSTGDGYKMAHKLGHKVIPPRPSLVPLRTHEDWVTQVQGLSLRNVEAALWYSGKKQQTEFGEMLFTHFGVSGPIILTLSRWAGEVLARGEKVHLTINLKPALTAEQLDQRVQRDFKKYLNKQFKNSLDEILPKSLIPIIIQLSKIPPERVVNSINREERKYLVHLLQELPLSIKETLPLAAAIVTAGGVDVKEIDPKTMASKKVKGLYWAGEVVDVDGVTGGYNLQAAFAMGYRAGRGAGEYALIND
- a CDS encoding L-lactate permease, yielding MPWTQDYAALGGSLGLTALAVSIPIVFLFWALAVKGMKGYVAGLITLAITIVDVIIVYKMPVTLALSATAYGMIYGIWPIAWIVVTAVFLYNLTVVSGQFEVIKSSIASISDDRRIQALIVAFCFGAFLEGAAGFGAPVAITGAILIGLGFDPIKAAGLCLIANTAPVAFGAIGAPIITAGAVTGMGDFVISQAVGRQLPFLSVVIPFYLIVLMAGWKAAKEIWPVILVTGASFAIAQWWSANYLGAYLPDIISSLFSLIATTLFLKVWKPKTTWRFPHERNTKEPEYKKYSGGQIFKAWSPFLILTAMVTIWGTPAFKTFITKELGLILQFKWPGLDGLIYKAAPIVAKPTVYDAIFKWDFLSAGGTAILISAIISMFVLGIKPSVAGKVFIDTLKQLKFPVINISAVLGFAYLANYSGLSYTLGLVCASTGLLFPVLSPVLGWLGVFLTGSDTSANALFAKLQQVTAEQLNLNPVLTVAANSSGGVVGKMISPQSIAVAAAATSLVGRESELFKFTVKHSLIMLAAVIVIIVLQAYVVPGMIPVIADAAALLH
- a CDS encoding L-lactate permease, with protein sequence MPWTQNYSALGGSIALTALVVSIPIFFLLWALAIKRMKGHIAGISTLLITLVIVVLVYKMPISIALSASLYGILYGLWPISWIVVTAVFLYNLTVEAGQFDVIKGSISAISDDRRIQALLVAFCFGAFLEGAAGFGAPVAITASILIGLGFNPLYAAGICLIANTAPVAFGAIGAPIIAAGAVTGMGDFVISQAIGRQLPFLSVIIPIYLIVLMSGWKGAKEVLPAALVAGISFAIAQWWSSNHLGAYLPDIISSLFSLIALTLFLRVWKPKNNWRFPHEEGKEKNVVTQRFTAGQIIKAWSPFAILTVLVGIWGTPGFKNWATNAGLYINIQHWPGLDGLVYKAAPIVAKPTVYAAAYKWDWFSAAGTAILISAIISMFILGVSPGRAWKVFVKTIKQLIFAIINIAAVLGFAYLANYSGLSYTLGLLFASTGSLFPFLSPVLGWLAVFLTGSDTSANALFGKLQQVTAEQIGVNPVLTVAANSSGGVVGKMISPQSIAVAAAATSLVGRESELLRFTLKHSIVLLLVICIMITLQAYVVPGMIPVISAGP
- a CDS encoding 4Fe-4S dicluster domain-containing protein, which produces MLNTCQMIYHHKNCLNTKKPYAKPCRLCIEGCPHQAISEYREIDAKKCTECGVCMAVCPSDGFVDRSTDLLHTYIEEGEEITLNCPQAAPLGFEIPCLGIIDGDLWLTLMHAAKEKKVIIHTGKCAECPDKRACALSVKSFKAIHEDWPDHPPIVIQVSPDQPEEAETPGIGQKSRAALPKKPAEKRGWKQKGWEKLESILPGLTADEAYPIPRTRQLLVRRMEGSPQDKIPIPALQVGNKCTNCGVCAAICPQTALAKRENGEELTLIYEPYKCVRCQRCVNICNPKALEFVQKQLSHRHYTGKILLHKGSPKHCTRCGKQVFDNSEPPMCVACASSSSDSIFNS
- a CDS encoding FadR/GntR family transcriptional regulator; protein product: MDLKPIKTKKIYEEIIEQIRVLVVKGDLKPGDRLPSERDLAVRLNVSRASVREALSALEMMGLLEIRSGEGTYIKKINLDSIVTPLTWVLSMEKDTILELLEVRKMLEGQTVALAAKRAASDDLSELEEALKAMYDDVQTGQLGEEADLRFHYAIARASKNKILLRLMNAISDTMHQSLKASRVRLYEEHATPEILYKEHVLIVDAIRIKNDEQARHYMLEHLAGVEERLLSYYSSNNV